A window of the Halobacterium hubeiense genome harbors these coding sequences:
- a CDS encoding cupin domain-containing protein — MTTSETARHVVRRAGDVEYETVDAAEGMRKGVLLDDSDGAPHFAMRRFVLEPGASVPEHTNEVEHEQYVLEGEYTVGIDGETYEVSAGDSLLIPAGAIHWYDNPGDKEGAFVCVVPNGDDTIDLVE; from the coding sequence ATGACGACTTCCGAGACCGCGCGCCACGTCGTCCGCCGCGCGGGCGACGTCGAGTACGAGACCGTGGACGCCGCCGAGGGTATGCGGAAGGGCGTGCTGCTGGACGACTCAGACGGCGCGCCGCACTTCGCGATGCGGCGGTTCGTCCTCGAACCCGGCGCGAGCGTCCCCGAGCACACCAACGAGGTCGAGCACGAGCAGTACGTGCTCGAAGGCGAGTACACGGTCGGCATCGACGGCGAGACCTACGAGGTGAGCGCCGGCGACAGTCTCCTCATCCCCGCGGGCGCCATCCACTGGTACGACAACCCCGGTGACAAGGAAGGCGCATTCGTCTGTGTCGTCCCGAACGGCGACGACACCATCGACCTCGTGGAGTAG